In one Epinephelus lanceolatus isolate andai-2023 chromosome 19, ASM4190304v1, whole genome shotgun sequence genomic region, the following are encoded:
- the dusp26 gene encoding dual specificity protein phosphatase 26, which produces MAFMSRFSRSRSSSRSPNRKDSERQSPTLTVSELERLLCTGKTACNHADEVWPRLYIGDQDIASDRRELAKLGITHILNCAQSKWRGGAEYYAGMNITYHGIEAHDSPTFDMSVNFYPAAEFIHKALTSGGKVLVHCTVGVSRSATLVLAYLMIRQNLTLVEAIKTVKDHRGVIPNRGFLRQLNGLDGILRESRKMSPQS; this is translated from the exons ATGGCGTTCATGTCCCGGTTCTCCCGGTCCCGGAGCAGCTCCAGGTCTCCGAACCGAAAGGACTCTGAGCGTCAGTCCCCGACCCTGACCGTGTCCGAGCTGGAGAGGCTCCTGTGTACGGGCAAAACAGCATGCAACCATGCAGACGAAGTGTGGCCACGACTCTATATTGGAGATCA AGATATTGCATCAGACCGGCGTGAGCTGGCCAAACTTGGCATCACACACATCCTCAACTGTGCTCAGAGCAAGTGGCGCGGCGGAGCCGAGTATTACGCCGGCATGAACATCACCTATCACGGCATCGAGGCTCACGACTCGCCCACCTTCGACATGAGTGTCAACTTCTATCCTGCTGCTGAGTTCATCCACAAAGCCCTCACAAGTGGAG gtaAGGTGCTGGTCCACTGCACTGTGGGAGTGAGTCGCTCTGCCACTCTGGTGCTGGCCTACCTGATGATCAGACAAAACCTGACGCTGGTGGAGGCCATTAAAACAGTGAAGGACCACCGAGGCGTCATCCCCAACCGAGGTTTCCTCCGCCAGCTCAACGGCCTGGACGGCATCCTGAGGGAGAGCCGTAAGATGTCGCCGCAGAGCTGA
- the ddx56 gene encoding putative ATP-dependent RNA helicase DDX56 encodes MAAERLQFHEMGLDDRLLKAVADLGWSQPTLIQEKAIPLALEGKDLLARARTGSGKTAAYAVPVIQRILASKQSVREQDIRALILVPTKELGQQVQTMMRQLTAYCSRDVRVADITGKADLSAQRPILMEKPDVVVGTPSRVLAHLNAQNLVLHSSLEMLVVDEADLVFSFGFEADLKNLLCHLPKIYQSFLMSATFTEDVQTLKELLLHNPVVLKLQGSQLPDSSQLQQYSIKCEEEDKFLLIYTLLKLRLVKGKTLVFVGEVDRCYRVKLFLEQFGIPACVLNSELPVQSRCHIITQFNQGFYDYIIATDEQSLDDPTAAPQTAAGKGKKKKGTERGGKSKDKEYGVSRGVDFQNVANVINFDFPTTVESYIHRVGRTARADNPGTALSFIAQTELDLLSEVEEALTGDNADSVLKPYQFKMEEIEGFRYRCRDAMRSVTKQAVREARLKEIKQELLNSEKLKTYFEDNPRDLQLLRHDKDLHPAVVKPHLRNVPEYLVPETLKGVMNPLSHRRRKRKEKSKPAGVLKSSFKKNIRGKNPLKSFRYSGGKNRKGKAGQS; translated from the exons ATGGCTGCTGAAAGGCTTCAGTTTCATGAAATGGGCTTAGACGACCGTCTTTTAAAG GCGGTTGCAGATCTGGGTTGGTCCCAGCCCACTCTGATCCAGGAGAAGGCCATCCCTTTGGCTCTGGAGGGGAAAGACCTTCTGGCTCGAGCCCGCACTGGATCTGGAAAGACTGCTGCCTACGCTGTGCCTGTCATCCAGCGCATCCTCGCCTCCAAACAG AGCGTCCGTGAGCAGGACATCAGAGCTCTGATCCTGGTCCCAACCAAAGAGCTGGGTCAGCAGGTTCAGACCATGATGAGACAGTTAACAGCGTACTGCTCGAGGGACGTCCGAGTGGCCGACATCACGGGGAAGGCTGACCTGTCGGCACAGAG GCCTATCTTAATGGAGAAGCCTGATGTGGTTGTGGGGACGCCGTCTCGCGTGCTTGCCCACCTCAACGCCCAGAACCTGGTCCTGCATTCGTCCCTGGAGATGCTGGTGGTAGATGAGGCCGACCTGGTCTTCTCCTTTGGCTTTGAGGCAGACCTGAAGAACTTGTTATG tCATTTGCCAAAGATCTACCAGTCGTTCCTGATGTCGGCTACTTTCACTGAGGATGTTCAGACCTTaaaggagctgctgctgcacaacCCT GTGGTCCTGAAGCTCCAGGGCTCTCAGCTCCCAGACAGCAGCCAGCTGCAGCAGTACAGCATcaagtgtgaggaggaggacaagTTCCTGCTCATCTACACgctgctgaagctgcggctggtTAAGGGGAAGACGCTGGTGTTTGTGGGAGAGGTGGACCGATGCTACAGAGTCAAACTGTTCCTGGAACAGTTTGGTATCCCCGCCTGTGTGCTCAACTCAGAGCTGCCCGTCCAGTCCAG GTGTCACATCATCACCCAGTTCAATCAGGGCTTTTACGACTACATCATCGCCACAGACGAACAGAGTTTGGACGACCCcacagctgctccacagacagctgcaggcaaagggaagaagaagaagggcacagagagaggaggaaa GTCGAAGGACAAGGAGTACGGAGTCTCCAGAGGAGTGGACTTCCAAAATGTTGCCAATGTCATCAACTTTGATTTCCCCACAACTGTAGAGTCATACATTCATCGAGTTGGAAG AACGGCGAGAGCAGACAACCCAGGCACTGCTTTGTCTTTCATCGCTCAGACTGAGCTTGATTTGCtgtcagaggtggaggaggcgCTCACAGGAG ataaCGCTGATTCAGTGCTGAAACCTTACCAGTTTAAGATGGAGGAGATTGAAGGCTTCAGGTACAGGTGCAGG GACGCCATGCGCTCAGTGACGAAGCAGGCGGTAAGGGAGGCCAGACTGAAGGAGATCAAACAGGAGCTGCTCAATTCAGAGAAACTCAAG ACATATTTTGAGGACAACCCCAGAGACCTGCAGCTGCTGAGACACGACAAAGATCTCCATCCTGCTGTCGTCAAACCTCACCTGAGGAACGTGCCCGAATACCTCG TTCCTGAGACACTAAAAGGTGTCATGAATCCACTGTCACAccggaggaggaagaggaaggaaaaatCAAAACCAGCCGGAGTCCTCAAGAGCAGTTTCAAG AAGAACATTCGGGGGAAGAACCCACTGAAGAGTTTCCGATACAGCGGAGGGAAGAACAGGAAAGGCAAAGCAGGCCAGTCGTAG